One Deinococcus seoulensis DNA segment encodes these proteins:
- a CDS encoding AbrB/MazE/SpoVT family DNA-binding domain-containing protein yields MTAHLEIDRFGRILIPKALRDALALQPGAQLEVELEGGALHLRPAARDAQVTRHHGRLILTGEGAITGDPVQDLRDERLNEVLGSW; encoded by the coding sequence ATGACCGCGCATCTGGAGATCGACCGCTTCGGCCGCATCCTCATTCCCAAGGCCCTGCGTGACGCGCTGGCCCTCCAGCCCGGCGCGCAACTCGAAGTCGAACTCGAAGGCGGAGCCCTTCACCTTCGCCCTGCCGCGCGGGACGCACAGGTTACCCGGCATCACGGCCGCCTGATCCTCACCGGGGAGGGCGCCATCACCGGCGATCCGGTGCAGGACCTGCGAGACGAGCGGCTGAACGAGGTTCTCGGTTCGTGGTGA
- a CDS encoding DMT family transporter, whose product MSSFTLPAAVMTAMLTGLMIACLGPVNSLLQARIGTWSMLTVVHLLGLGVAIVGFCLTQPTPLGTPGDWTRPLLLVLLVGVLGALLLLARSVGSTLPAFAWWGGALGLLVVVGTVQAIGVLGAVRAVLLIILAELVGAALIDTFGLFGRPVLPLNPGRITGLLLVLGGALLTLQAGT is encoded by the coding sequence ATGTCCAGTTTCACGCTCCCCGCCGCGGTCATGACGGCCATGCTGACCGGACTGATGATCGCCTGCCTGGGTCCCGTCAACAGTCTGCTGCAGGCCAGGATCGGCACGTGGTCCATGCTGACAGTCGTTCACCTGCTCGGCCTGGGCGTGGCGATCGTGGGCTTCTGCCTGACCCAGCCCACCCCCCTGGGAACGCCGGGAGACTGGACGCGTCCCCTGCTGCTCGTCCTGCTCGTCGGGGTACTCGGTGCGTTGCTGCTGCTGGCGCGGTCTGTGGGCAGTACCCTGCCCGCCTTCGCGTGGTGGGGGGGCGCCCTCGGCCTGCTGGTGGTGGTCGGCACCGTGCAGGCGATCGGCGTCCTCGGAGCGGTCCGGGCCGTGCTGCTGATCATTCTGGCCGAGCTGGTCGGGGCGGCCCTGATCGATACGTTCGGCCTGTTCGGCCGTCCGGTCCTGCCGCTGAACCCGGGCCGGATCACCGGACTGCTGCTGGTGCTCGGCGGGGCCCTCCTGACCCTGCAGGCCGGAACGTGA